One segment of Fructilactobacillus hinvesii DNA contains the following:
- the coaE gene encoding dephospho-CoA kinase (Dephospho-CoA kinase (CoaE) performs the final step in coenzyme A biosynthesis.) — protein sequence MTKLIGLTGGIATGKSTAAAYLQQQGLPILDLDQVTHDLEAHDQQVIDQIVATFGPAVKTNGQIDRKQLGKIVFADSQRMRQLVRIINPALARVILQSTATEWLVLDAPTLFENGFTSYVDLTVMVTCDPIVQMQRLMQRNQVSVSWASQLMGAQWSQRTKANLADVVIDSSNGKQQLWQQLQRLIENLR from the coding sequence GTGACTAAACTAATTGGCCTAACCGGCGGAATTGCGACCGGGAAATCAACAGCAGCAGCATATTTGCAGCAACAGGGATTACCGATTCTGGACTTAGACCAGGTAACTCATGATTTAGAGGCACATGATCAGCAGGTGATTGACCAAATTGTGGCAACTTTTGGGCCGGCAGTTAAAACGAACGGTCAGATTGACCGCAAACAATTAGGAAAAATTGTGTTTGCCGATTCCCAACGAATGCGGCAGTTGGTCAGAATTATTAACCCGGCCTTAGCTCGAGTGATTTTGCAGTCCACCGCAACTGAGTGGCTCGTGCTCGATGCCCCCACTTTATTTGAAAATGGTTTTACCAGTTACGTGGATTTAACCGTGATGGTAACGTGTGATCCGATTGTGCAAATGCAGCGCTTGATGCAGCGCAACCAGGTTTCCGTTAGTTGGGCTAGCCAATTAATGGGAGCCCAGTGGTCGCAACGGACCAAGGCCAATCTAGCTGATGTGGTCATTGACAGTAGCAATGGAAAACAACAATTATGGCAACAACTGCAACGTTTGATTGAAAATCTGAGGTGA
- the nrdR gene encoding transcriptional regulator NrdR → MKCPRCHQAASKVIDSRPLAGGSEIRRRRECEHCGYRFTTFETIEATPLLVVKKNGDREEFSTDKLLRGIIRSCEKRPVSMAQMNEIVNQTKQNIENRDTGSHEISSKEIGEYVMNGLKDVDEIAYIRFASVYRQFKDMNEFYAKMQELMGNEPASESDHDDQS, encoded by the coding sequence ATGAAATGCCCAAGGTGTCATCAAGCCGCTTCCAAGGTAATCGATAGTCGCCCGTTAGCCGGTGGAAGCGAAATTAGACGACGACGTGAATGTGAACACTGCGGTTATCGGTTTACAACTTTTGAAACCATTGAGGCAACACCGTTACTAGTAGTGAAAAAGAATGGTGATCGGGAGGAATTTAGTACCGACAAACTCCTTCGAGGCATTATTCGTTCCTGTGAAAAACGCCCTGTTTCGATGGCTCAGATGAATGAAATTGTGAACCAAACCAAGCAAAACATTGAAAATCGTGATACCGGTAGTCATGAAATTTCTAGTAAGGAAATTGGAGAATACGTGATGAATGGTTTAAAAGATGTGGATGAAATTGCCTACATTCGATTTGCAAGCGTGTACCGCCAGTTTAAAGATATGAATGAGTTTTATGCAAAGATGCAGGAATTGATGGGCAACGAACCGGCTTCTGAAAGTGATCACGATGACCAATCATAA
- the mutM gene encoding DNA-formamidopyrimidine glycosylase codes for MPELPEVETVRKGLTELVQGRTIQSVEVLYPKMLNIPAPDFEKELAGKKIIQIDRRGKYLLFRLSDDWTLVSHLRMEGKYEVEPEGSTRPKHTNVVFHLDDGRELWYKDTRMFGKMALVKNDQVMELSGLNKIGPEPTADELSFTYLKERLHKSHRKIKAFLLDQSQVAGLGNIYCDEVLWMSKIHPEQMTNYVSDAEIKALRENIITEIAAAIQGHGTTVHSYSNAFGEAGQFQNQLHAYGRKGEPCHRCGTPMKKIKVAQRGTTFCPKCQVVHGDLSD; via the coding sequence ATGCCTGAATTACCAGAAGTAGAAACCGTTCGGAAGGGATTAACCGAGTTGGTTCAAGGAAGAACGATTCAATCAGTAGAAGTACTTTATCCTAAAATGTTAAACATTCCTGCTCCTGATTTTGAAAAAGAATTAGCGGGAAAAAAGATTATCCAAATTGATCGTCGTGGTAAATACTTACTCTTTCGCTTGAGTGACGACTGGACCCTGGTATCTCATTTACGGATGGAAGGGAAGTATGAAGTTGAACCAGAGGGATCAACTCGCCCTAAGCACACCAACGTTGTTTTTCATCTAGATGACGGCCGAGAGCTGTGGTACAAAGACACTCGGATGTTTGGTAAAATGGCGCTGGTTAAAAACGACCAGGTGATGGAGTTATCCGGGTTAAATAAAATTGGTCCAGAGCCAACGGCGGATGAACTGAGTTTTACGTATCTTAAGGAACGACTGCATAAATCCCATCGAAAGATTAAGGCCTTTTTATTGGATCAATCACAAGTAGCGGGACTCGGAAACATTTATTGCGACGAGGTTTTATGGATGTCAAAAATTCATCCAGAGCAAATGACCAATTACGTTAGTGACGCAGAAATTAAGGCACTCCGTGAAAATATCATTACTGAAATTGCAGCTGCCATTCAGGGACACGGAACCACGGTTCATTCCTACTCCAATGCCTTTGGAGAAGCCGGCCAATTTCAAAACCAGCTACATGCATACGGACGTAAAGGAGAACCATGTCATCGATGTGGCACTCCGATGAAAAAAATCAAGGTGGCCCAACGAGGGACGACCTTTTGTCCGAAATGCCAGGTGGTGCATGGTGATTTAAGTGACTAA